The sequence below is a genomic window from Myxococcus guangdongensis.
GAGGAAGGCCATGGCGCTCGTCGAGGTTCGCAATCTGCACAAGCGCTTCGGGACGCTGGAGGTCCTCAAGGGCGTGGACCTCTCCGTGCAGCCCGGAGAGGTGGTCGTCTTCGTCGGGCCCTCCGGCTGTGGCAAGTCCACGCTCCTGCGCTGTCTGTGCGGGCTGGAGGTGCCGTCGGAGGGTGACGTCGTCGTGGGTGGCACGCCCGTGCGCGATGACCCGCGCTCGCTCCAGGCGCTGCACCGCCGGGTGGGCATGGTGTTCCAGCGCTTCCACCTGTTTCCCCACCTGAGCGCGCTGGACAACGTGACGCTCGCGCCGCGCAGGGTGCTGGGGTTGTCGGACGCGGAGGCCGACGCGCTCGGCCGGCGCATGCTGGCGATGGTGCACCTGGACGCGCGCGCGGAGGCGTACCCGGCGCAGCTCTCCGGTGGACAGCAGCAGCGGGTGGCGATTGCGCGGGCGCTGGCGATGAAGCCGGAGCTGATGCTCTTCGACGAGCCGACGAGCGCGCTGGACCCGGAGCTGGTGGGCGAGGTGCTGGAGGTCATGCGGACGCTCGCGCGCGAGGGCATGACGATGTGCGTGGTGACGCACGAGATGGGCTTCGCGGCGGACGTCGCGCACCGCGTGCTGTTCATGGACGCGGGCAAGGTGGTGGAGGAGGGCAGTCCCCAGCAGGTGTTGCGCGAGCCCCAGCACCCGCGCACCCGTGAGTTCCTCGCGCGCCTGCTTCAGCGGTGAGGTGAGGGAGTCGCGGGACGGCCTGCGTTCATGAGGCGGCGCTCCGGAGGCGACGGGCCCGCCACCGCCACCCGAGCAGTCCCAGGAGGAGCACACCGGCGAGCCCCCCCGTTCCCAGCAGGAGGAGGTGGGAGGACAGGTGTTCCTCGCGAGGAGGTGTCACCGTGAGCGAGGCGTCTCCCAGCACGACGAGCCCCGCCCAGGCCGCGGCGGGCAGGCCGTCGTCGATGGCGTCGAGCTGCGCGCGCCTCAGGGCGGCCGAGCTGCTCAGGCCCTGGGCCAGGTATTCGTAGAAGCGCGCCACCAGGTCCGCGGCCTCGTCGTCGCGCAGGGGCCACAGGCTGGCCACCACCGCGCGCGAGCCCGCCTCGAAGAAGGCGCGGGACAGGCTGAGCACGCCCTCGCCCGCGAGCACCGCGCCGGAGGCGCTGCGACACGCCGACAGCACCACCAGCGCGCCCTGGAGGCTCAGCTCGGCGATTTCTCGCGGCTGCAGGATGCCGTCCTCCTGCTCGCTG
It includes:
- a CDS encoding amino acid ABC transporter ATP-binding protein, with the protein product MALVEVRNLHKRFGTLEVLKGVDLSVQPGEVVVFVGPSGCGKSTLLRCLCGLEVPSEGDVVVGGTPVRDDPRSLQALHRRVGMVFQRFHLFPHLSALDNVTLAPRRVLGLSDAEADALGRRMLAMVHLDARAEAYPAQLSGGQQQRVAIARALAMKPELMLFDEPTSALDPELVGEVLEVMRTLAREGMTMCVVTHEMGFAADVAHRVLFMDAGKVVEEGSPQQVLREPQHPRTREFLARLLQR